The DNA window CCTCGTCCGGGCTGACCGTACCCCTCGCCGCGCAGGCGGCCACCTCTCCCCGCGTCGCCTGCTCCAGGACGAGGGCCCTCACCCGGCCCGCAATCCCGCCCTCGTCGCGCGTCTGCCACGCGGGAGCGAGGTGGAGAACCCGCGGGACGGGCCTCGAGCCACGCGCGCGCGGCGGGCGCAGCGCGTCGAGCACCCTCTCGCGCGCAGCGCGCAGCGGGTCCTCGCGCATGAACTCCGCGAGCCGGGGGAGGAACAGCGGGTGCCGCCGGGCGAGGAGACGCTCGGCCGCCCGGGCTCGTCCCGCCGTTTCGCCGCCGAAGCTGCCGCTCCCCCTGTGCCAGACGTAGGTGGCGTCGTCCAGCACGTGGCTCCACCCGCGGGCGGCGAGCCGCAGGCAGAGGTCCACCTCCTCGCCGTAGCCCAGGCCGAAGCGCTCCTCGTCGAAGAGCCCGGCGTCCGCGAGGGCGTCCCGGCGCAGGTAGAGGCAGAACCCGACGCCCGTCGGGATCCGCGGCCGGCTCCGGGCCGACCGCTCGCTCACCAGGCGTGCGAACGACGTCACGGTGTGGCCCGAGGGAACCCGGTTCGCGGTGAACGGAAAAGGGAGGGACGCGAGCGAGGCGTTGCTCGAGAACGGCGTGGCGCTCGCGATGCCGGGAGCGGAGCAGGCGGCCGCCTGGAGGTTCTCGAGCCATCCCTCCGCCACCTCCGTGTCGCTGTTGAGGAGGACGACGTCCCGGTCCGAGGCCCGCATCCCCGCGTTCGTGCTCGCGACGTAGCCGCGACGTTCCGGGCGCCGGAGCACCAGGACTCCTTCCGGACGGAAAGCCTCGAGCGCGCCTACGAGGCGCGCGGGACTTTCGGGGAGAGGCCCGTCGGCGACGACGACGACCCGGTGCCGACGGAGATCCGTGAAGGCGCGGATCGACCCGAGGCAGCGGGCCAGGTCGGGCGAGGGCCCGTAGACGGGGAGGACGACGTCGACCGCCGGGCCGCCGGAGGGGCCGGCTCCCGGCTCTCCCGTTTCGGGCCGGTCCTCATCCGCCATCGGGCTGCTCGATCGCCGCGAGCTCGGCCTCGACCATGCGGCGGACGAGCTCGGGAAACCCCACCCGCGGCTCCCACCCCAGCTCCCTGCGAGCCTTCCCGGCGTCTCCACGGGTTTCCGTGATGTCGACCGCCCGGGCGTACCTGGGGTCGAGGACCACGTGATCGCGATAGTCGAGCCCCACGGTCCGGAACGCGAGATCGCAGAATTCCCCTACGGAGTGGGTCTCTCCCGTGGCGAGGACGTACTCGTCGGGCCGATGCGCGCCGAGGATGGCCCGCATCCCCGCGACGGTGTCGGGCGCCCAGCCCCAGTCGCGACGGGGAGACAGGGTTCCGAGGTGCACCTCTCTCTCGAGGCCTCGGGAGATGCGCGCGGCCGCGCCCGCGATCTTGCGGGTCACGTAGTTCTCGCCGCGCCGCGGGCTCTCGTGGTTGAAGAGGATCCCGGCGCACGCGAAGAGCCCGTAGGCCTTTCGGTAGATGCGGACGAGGTTCAGGGC is part of the Holophagales bacterium genome and encodes:
- a CDS encoding glycosyltransferase; protein product: MADEDRPETGEPGAGPSGGPAVDVVLPVYGPSPDLARCLGSIRAFTDLRRHRVVVVADGPLPESPARLVGALEAFRPEGVLVLRRPERRGYVASTNAGMRASDRDVVLLNSDTEVAEGWLENLQAAACSAPGIASATPFSSNASLASLPFPFTANRVPSGHTVTSFARLVSERSARSRPRIPTGVGFCLYLRRDALADAGLFDEERFGLGYGEEVDLCLRLAARGWSHVLDDATYVWHRGSGSFGGETAGRARAAERLLARRHPLFLPRLAEFMREDPLRAARERVLDALRPPRARGSRPVPRVLHLAPAWQTRDEGGIAGRVRALVLEQATRGEVAACAARGTVSPDEEDGCELWDSGVRVRFVDGAGNADPAGLERFLDDVKPEIVHVHEPGGALGDVLRRVRRRGAPIVVHLHEDPPRGAGERSALRRAVEAARTRVALDAHRYVADSDAVLARWTDAGSLPGSAPVEVLPSGGASTHRDHAARRLEQVYSELLGSGGAS
- a CDS encoding GDP-mannose 4,6-dehydratase, whose protein sequence is MTRTLITGITGQDGSYLAEALLAEGHEVHGLVRQASNLQRSRLDTLPPCAAARAEGRLVLHYADLTDSSSLQWVVRQVMPSEVYHLAGQSHVKISFDLPEYTADTTGLGTLRLLEAVRQNAPEARFFLAATSEIFGEPAESPQSETTPTGPVNPYAAAKLYALNLVRIYRKAYGLFACAGILFNHESPRRGENYVTRKIAGAAARISRGLEREVHLGTLSPRRDWGWAPDTVAGMRAILGAHRPDEYVLATGETHSVGEFCDLAFRTVGLDYRDHVVLDPRYARAVDITETRGDAGKARRELGWEPRVGFPELVRRMVEAELAAIEQPDGG